In Desulforhopalus sp., a single window of DNA contains:
- a CDS encoding ferritin produces the protein MLHKKMAQALNEQINKEMYSAYLYMSMSTASNKAGLKGFANWFMVQYHEEMFHAMKLYEYVQRQGEDVKLEAIKAPPMEFASQLDMFTQTLAHEQFITASINELMELAISKKDHATQIFLEWYVTEQVEEEENDNDIIAQLKLIGDNPHALLMLDRELAGRMTTVPTDYSKGVEAAAKAGA, from the coding sequence ATGCTACATAAGAAAATGGCTCAGGCCCTGAACGAGCAGATCAACAAGGAAATGTATTCGGCCTATCTGTACATGTCGATGTCCACCGCCTCCAACAAGGCTGGACTGAAAGGTTTCGCCAACTGGTTCATGGTGCAGTATCACGAGGAGATGTTCCATGCCATGAAACTCTATGAATATGTGCAGCGCCAGGGCGAAGACGTCAAGCTTGAGGCAATCAAGGCGCCGCCGATGGAATTTGCCTCGCAGCTCGACATGTTTACCCAGACCCTGGCCCATGAGCAGTTTATCACCGCCTCGATCAACGAACTGATGGAGCTGGCGATCAGCAAGAAAGACCATGCAACGCAAATCTTTCTTGAGTGGTATGTTACCGAGCAGGTTGAGGAGGAGGAGAACGACAACGACATCATCGCCCAGCTGAAACTGATTGGCGATAATCCCCATGCCCTGCTCATGCTTGATCGCGAGCTGGCCGGACGGATGACCACCGTGCCCACCGATTACAGCAAAGGGGTGGAGGCGGCGGCAAAGGCAGGCGCATAA
- a CDS encoding amidohydrolase family protein, which translates to MADTAFLRVGWLIDGSGGPIQENVLIAIKDSRLAAIEPYAPGNGIDPAQITDLSRCTILPPLVDSHLHLFMSGTTDPATREHQLIAGYDELQPVISRHLQDLFNHGVLAIRDGGDRGGFALAYRQTKAMHPQMIVKTTGQAWHATGRYGRLIGRCPGDGESLAEAFVRDEDKADQVKVVNSGLNSLKEFGRETKPQFSLADLAGIVEAAAKLGRKIMVHANGREPVRLAVEAGCHSIEHGFFMGRENLERMADKGTFWVPTVFTMKAYALNQFDPMLADRKVVEKNLEHQLGQLTLARQLGVNLALGTDAGSLGVLHGESIIEEMKCFLKAGFSLAETVRCATSNGARLLGLDDFGLLTKGKPATFLIARGGPSLLPRKLSYLEGIYYQGAPSTMYRKNPVKHVAARD; encoded by the coding sequence ATGGCTGATACGGCGTTTCTCCGAGTTGGCTGGTTGATTGACGGCAGCGGCGGCCCGATCCAGGAAAATGTCTTGATAGCAATCAAAGACAGCCGCTTGGCAGCGATCGAGCCCTACGCCCCTGGCAATGGCATTGATCCGGCGCAGATCACCGACCTGTCGCGCTGCACCATCTTGCCGCCCCTGGTTGACAGCCACCTTCATCTGTTCATGTCTGGGACCACCGACCCGGCAACCCGGGAGCACCAACTGATTGCAGGTTATGACGAGTTGCAGCCGGTCATCAGCCGGCATCTGCAGGATCTCTTTAACCACGGGGTGCTTGCCATCCGGGATGGCGGCGACCGGGGTGGCTTTGCCCTTGCCTACAGGCAGACGAAGGCGATGCATCCGCAGATGATTGTCAAAACCACCGGCCAGGCCTGGCACGCGACCGGCCGTTACGGCCGCCTGATCGGCAGATGTCCCGGCGATGGCGAGAGCCTTGCCGAGGCCTTTGTCCGGGATGAGGACAAGGCTGACCAGGTGAAAGTCGTCAATTCCGGCCTGAACAGTCTGAAGGAGTTCGGCCGGGAGACAAAGCCGCAATTTTCTCTGGCTGATTTGGCTGGGATCGTCGAGGCGGCAGCCAAGCTTGGACGGAAGATCATGGTGCACGCCAATGGCAGGGAGCCGGTGCGGCTGGCGGTGGAGGCCGGTTGTCATTCCATTGAGCACGGCTTTTTTATGGGCCGGGAGAACCTTGAGCGGATGGCCGACAAGGGCACCTTCTGGGTGCCGACGGTATTTACCATGAAGGCCTACGCCCTCAATCAGTTCGACCCAATGCTTGCCGACAGAAAGGTGGTGGAAAAAAACCTCGAACACCAGCTTGGCCAGCTGACATTGGCGAGACAGCTGGGCGTCAACCTTGCCCTTGGCACCGACGCCGGCAGCCTTGGCGTTCTGCACGGGGAGTCGATCATCGAGGAGATGAAGTGCTTTCTCAAAGCCGGCTTTAGTCTTGCCGAGACCGTGCGTTGTGCGACCAGCAATGGCGCCCGTCTTCTTGGTCTTGATGATTTTGGCCTGCTCACCAAGGGAAAGCCTGCAACCTTTCTGATTGCCAGGGGCGGGCCATCGCTGCTGCCGCGTAAACTCTCCTATCTGGAAGGGATCTACTACCAGGGTGCACCAAGCACGATGTACCGGAAAAATCCGGTTAAGCATGTAGCGGCGAGGGATTAA
- a CDS encoding alpha/beta hydrolase encodes MTYTLRILPVLLLLLCTSCSHLSRNTAGPQALDKPAQYGIDRFTTGQKHNAHYVEAGEGPPAILIPGLFGTYRGWSRMMPLLAPHFHLYALDNFGTGASDKPDDSFTYTVAEQADMIVKMMDELGLPHTTLIGVSYGGMIALNIAARYPERVSAVVCIEGAVILPKPSPYETMENGLDKPIIGDAIIGLIRLGIFNEVFAKDVMGQAWEGMAEGERAVVTEIISHYVNAASRPTWLGLARALRTSEDFPEQAKLIKAPVLYLSGDKSSFREMTETNIAYFKDHLPHVRTVAFADGIHDLELQKPKETTSMILDFLRPGEIQQLASAATVQEGNPPDESGREQRAVQ; translated from the coding sequence ATGACGTATACCTTGCGAATACTCCCTGTTCTCCTGCTTCTTCTCTGCACGTCCTGCTCTCACCTGAGCAGGAACACCGCCGGTCCGCAGGCACTCGACAAACCTGCCCAATACGGCATCGACAGGTTCACCACCGGGCAGAAACACAATGCCCACTACGTTGAGGCCGGAGAAGGCCCCCCGGCCATCCTCATCCCAGGGCTTTTCGGCACCTATCGTGGCTGGTCGCGGATGATGCCGCTGCTCGCCCCGCATTTCCACCTCTACGCCCTCGATAATTTTGGCACCGGCGCCTCCGACAAGCCGGACGACAGTTTCACCTACACGGTGGCCGAACAGGCCGATATGATCGTCAAGATGATGGATGAGTTGGGGCTCCCCCACACCACCCTCATCGGGGTTTCCTACGGGGGGATGATCGCCCTCAACATCGCCGCGCGCTATCCCGAGCGGGTCAGCGCCGTGGTGTGCATTGAGGGGGCGGTGATCCTGCCGAAGCCCTCACCCTATGAAACCATGGAGAACGGTCTCGACAAGCCCATTATTGGCGACGCCATCATCGGCCTGATCCGTCTCGGTATCTTTAACGAGGTGTTTGCCAAGGATGTCATGGGTCAGGCCTGGGAAGGCATGGCCGAGGGAGAGCGGGCTGTGGTGACGGAGATCATCTCCCATTACGTTAACGCCGCCTCACGGCCGACCTGGCTCGGTCTCGCCCGGGCGCTGCGCACCTCCGAGGATTTCCCGGAACAGGCCAAGCTGATCAAGGCCCCGGTCCTCTATCTCTCCGGCGACAAATCTTCCTTCAGGGAAATGACCGAGACCAACATCGCCTATTTTAAAGACCACCTGCCCCATGTCCGCACGGTTGCTTTCGCCGACGGAATCCACGACCTGGAGCTGCAAAAGCCCAAGGAAACGACATCGATGATCCTCGACTTTTTACGCCCCGGCGAGATCCAGCAACTGGCCTCGGCGGCAACGGTCCAGGAGGGCAACCCGCCTGATGAAAGCGGCCGCGAGCAACGAGCCGTCCAGTAG
- a CDS encoding type II toxin-antitoxin system PemK/MazF family toxin: MAVVVSRFEVYLVALDPTIGSEVRKTRPCLIISPDEMNQHIATVIVAPMTTKGRDYPSRVSCSFKGKHGQVVLDQIRTVDKTRLVQKLGVIDRKIQSKVLSVIAEMFAP, from the coding sequence ATGGCAGTGGTAGTGAGTCGTTTTGAGGTGTATCTGGTGGCTCTCGACCCAACAATAGGGAGTGAGGTTCGTAAAACGAGGCCCTGTCTCATTATTTCACCCGACGAGATGAATCAACACATTGCCACAGTAATCGTAGCACCTATGACTACCAAGGGCCGGGATTATCCGTCACGGGTAAGCTGTTCTTTTAAGGGCAAGCATGGCCAAGTGGTGCTTGATCAAATCAGGACTGTCGATAAAACGAGGTTGGTTCAAAAACTTGGGGTTATTGATCGAAAAATACAGTCCAAGGTTTTATCAGTTATCGCCGAGATGTTCGCACCGTAA
- a CDS encoding TIGR00730 family Rossman fold protein, translating into MPTRSPLQRYPSSKEGAESALLSVDTPQTASASYRLSYTDIDFLNREELRPVRLQLELLKPEMLMKEHGIDATVVVFGGSRIPEEREASERLAQAEQQAAASPGDPGCAQRLAIARRVLAKSHYYDEARKLGAMLSKVYHRRSCRNLVVITGGGPGIMEAANRGARDVGAKTMGLNIVLPHEQAPNAYITPELCFQFHYFSLRKMHFLMRAQALIAFPGGFGTLDELFETLTLVQTKKIQPLPILLFGREFWQKLINFDFLVEEGVISPGDLDIFKFVETAEEAVDIVEKFYAQDTEDRRVGDRRARPR; encoded by the coding sequence ATGCCCACACGATCGCCCCTGCAACGTTATCCCTCGTCGAAAGAAGGAGCCGAATCGGCCCTGCTCTCTGTCGACACTCCGCAAACCGCCTCTGCCAGTTATCGCCTGTCATACACCGATATTGATTTTCTCAACCGCGAAGAGCTGCGGCCGGTCCGTCTGCAGCTGGAATTGTTGAAACCGGAGATGCTCATGAAGGAACATGGCATCGACGCGACGGTGGTGGTGTTCGGCGGCAGCAGGATCCCCGAGGAAAGGGAGGCATCGGAGCGATTGGCGCAGGCGGAACAACAAGCCGCGGCAAGTCCCGGCGATCCGGGGTGTGCGCAGCGCCTTGCCATCGCCCGGCGGGTATTGGCGAAGAGCCATTATTACGATGAGGCACGCAAGCTCGGGGCCATGCTGTCAAAGGTCTATCATCGCCGGTCCTGCCGCAATCTGGTGGTCATCACCGGCGGCGGGCCGGGCATCATGGAGGCGGCCAATCGCGGTGCCCGTGACGTCGGTGCCAAGACCATGGGCCTGAATATCGTCCTGCCCCATGAACAGGCCCCGAACGCCTACATTACCCCGGAGCTGTGTTTCCAGTTTCATTATTTTTCTCTCAGAAAAATGCATTTTCTTATGCGGGCCCAGGCTTTGATCGCCTTTCCCGGCGGTTTTGGCACTTTGGACGAACTATTCGAGACCCTGACCCTTGTCCAGACCAAGAAGATCCAGCCCCTGCCGATCCTCCTCTTTGGCCGGGAATTCTGGCAAAAACTCATCAACTTCGATTTCCTCGTCGAGGAGGGGGTGATATCGCCGGGGGACCTCGATATTTTCAAATTCGTTGAGACCGCCGAAGAGGCCGTTGACATCGTCGAGAAGTTCTATGCCCAGGATACCGAAGACAGGCGGGTAGGTGATCGGAGGGCCAGACCACGATGA
- a CDS encoding transposase, with protein sequence MPRIARIIAPGIPHHIIQRGNRRMATFFCDEDYQAYLDLMAQWCRNFHVEIWAYCLMPNHIHMIAVPEGKEGLRQAIGEAHRRYSVMINTRQGWTGHLWQGRFASFPMDAGYLLAAARYIEMNPVRADLVADPYAWQWSSAKAHLAGKDDILVKVAPLLEMAGDWRGFLADVDDEEREKLRRHERTGRALGDEEFLDTLERLLQRTVKPQKAGRKRKLAG encoded by the coding sequence ATGCCAAGAATAGCACGCATCATAGCCCCGGGTATACCCCATCACATCATTCAGCGCGGTAATCGCCGAATGGCAACCTTCTTCTGCGATGAGGATTACCAGGCCTACCTGGATCTGATGGCGCAGTGGTGCCGGAATTTCCATGTCGAGATCTGGGCCTATTGTCTGATGCCCAATCATATCCACATGATCGCCGTACCGGAGGGCAAGGAGGGGCTGCGTCAGGCAATCGGCGAGGCACACCGCAGGTACTCGGTGATGATCAACACGCGGCAAGGCTGGACGGGCCATCTCTGGCAGGGCCGGTTCGCTTCGTTTCCGATGGATGCCGGGTATTTGCTCGCAGCGGCTCGCTATATTGAAATGAATCCGGTGCGGGCAGACCTTGTCGCCGATCCCTATGCATGGCAATGGAGCAGTGCCAAGGCCCATCTTGCAGGCAAGGATGATATCCTGGTGAAGGTTGCACCGCTCCTGGAAATGGCCGGCGATTGGCGCGGTTTTCTTGCCGATGTCGACGATGAAGAGAGAGAAAAACTGCGTCGCCACGAACGCACCGGGCGGGCCTTGGGGGACGAGGAGTTCCTCGATACCCTTGAACGTTTACTGCAGCGAACGGTCAAGCCGCAGAAGGCCGGCCGTAAGAGGAAACTGGCAGGATAG
- a CDS encoding alpha/beta fold hydrolase has product MPKTFHPGMMRADLLPPSLNLNHPISPMNHPFNPPAILRNPHLQTILTSLRLRKMIARARARDLLARSTEHILACGDGVRLLGAVSEGDGHRKGLVTLIHGWEGSIDSAYILSAGAALFRHGFDVFRLNLRDHGNSHHLNRNLFNSTRLAEAVNAVAEIHRLFPRDENFLVGFSLGGNFALRIGLQAPAAGIKLRAIAVVCPLINPVTATSNMEENYPLYHRYFVRKWQNSLRKKLAFYPDLGYDETLLQERSLAAMHDYFVPRHTDYRTTFEYFSAYRLTGEMLREMSMPTHIIASDDDPITRKTDLDAIGQPPSLTFTRTRYGGHCGFLKDLRLNSWADDQIVRLFTQALP; this is encoded by the coding sequence ATGCCAAAAACCTTCCACCCTGGTATGATGCGCGCCGATCTTTTGCCGCCTTCCCTCAACCTTAACCACCCAATCTCACCCATGAACCACCCTTTCAACCCGCCGGCAATCTTGCGCAACCCCCACCTCCAGACCATCTTGACCAGCCTCAGGCTGCGCAAAATGATTGCCAGAGCACGGGCGAGGGATCTGTTGGCGAGAAGCACCGAGCATATCCTGGCTTGCGGTGACGGGGTTCGTCTCCTTGGGGCGGTGAGCGAAGGCGACGGCCACAGGAAGGGCCTGGTCACCCTGATCCACGGCTGGGAAGGGAGCATCGACTCCGCCTACATCCTGTCGGCCGGGGCGGCTCTTTTTCGCCACGGCTTTGACGTCTTCCGCCTGAACCTCCGTGACCACGGCAACAGCCATCATCTCAACCGGAACCTCTTTAATTCGACGCGGCTGGCCGAGGCGGTCAATGCGGTGGCGGAGATCCACCGTCTCTTTCCTCGCGACGAGAATTTTCTGGTAGGTTTTTCCCTGGGCGGCAATTTTGCCCTGCGCATCGGCCTGCAGGCGCCGGCGGCGGGCATCAAGCTGAGGGCTATTGCCGTCGTCTGCCCGCTCATCAACCCGGTTACCGCCACCAGCAACATGGAGGAAAACTACCCCCTCTACCACCGGTATTTTGTCAGAAAATGGCAGAATTCCCTGCGCAAAAAACTCGCCTTCTACCCCGATCTGGGCTACGACGAGACCCTGCTGCAGGAGCGTTCGCTGGCCGCCATGCACGACTATTTCGTGCCGCGCCATACCGATTACCGCACCACCTTTGAATACTTCTCGGCTTACCGGTTAACGGGCGAGATGCTGAGGGAGATGTCGATGCCCACCCACATCATCGCCTCGGACGATGACCCGATCACCAGAAAAACCGACCTCGACGCCATAGGCCAACCGCCATCACTGACCTTTACCAGAACCCGCTACGGTGGCCATTGTGGCTTTCTCAAAGACCTGCGCCTCAACAGCTGGGCCGACGACCAGATCGTTCGGCTATTCACCCAAGCCCTGCCATAA
- the metC gene encoding cystathionine beta-lyase, whose protein sequence is MKDATRIIATNWQERDTTPAATINPPSYKGSTVLFDCYADMAKAGRHEYQGISYGTDRLPTQRQFEEAMRQLEGGAMTRVFPSGIAAIQTALMAFTASGDHILIVDNAYGPGQRFCRKVLHKYRVSCTFVPPNVGAEIEDFIQTNTTLIFLESPGSLTFELQDIPAITAVARRKNIVTILDATWATPLYLKPFELGIDATIHSVTKYICGYSDVLAGTVTVGERHATTFADFYKLLEIYTPAEECYLALRGLQSLATRLSQHEQSALSLANWLQTLPQVDTVLHPALTSHPEHHIWKRDFLGASGLFAFTFKKDYSEAELAAFIDSLALFRLGYSWGGYQSLLTAAKVVRSTPSRYAGTTIIRLSIGLEDCDDLREDLAKGLAMLT, encoded by the coding sequence ATGAAAGACGCCACCCGAATCATCGCCACCAACTGGCAGGAACGAGACACCACCCCGGCGGCAACCATCAATCCGCCCAGCTATAAGGGCTCGACGGTGCTTTTCGACTGCTATGCAGATATGGCCAAAGCCGGCCGCCACGAGTATCAGGGGATCAGCTACGGCACCGACCGCCTGCCCACCCAGCGGCAGTTCGAGGAGGCGATGCGCCAACTTGAGGGCGGCGCGATGACCAGGGTCTTCCCCTCGGGCATCGCCGCTATCCAGACCGCCCTGATGGCCTTTACCGCAAGCGGCGACCATATCCTGATAGTCGACAATGCCTATGGCCCGGGCCAGCGCTTTTGCCGCAAGGTCCTGCATAAATACCGGGTGAGTTGTACCTTTGTGCCACCAAATGTCGGGGCGGAGATCGAAGACTTTATCCAGACGAACACCACCCTGATCTTCCTGGAGTCGCCCGGTTCCCTGACCTTCGAACTCCAGGACATCCCGGCGATCACCGCCGTCGCCCGCCGAAAAAATATCGTCACCATCCTCGACGCCACCTGGGCCACACCGCTGTATCTCAAGCCCTTTGAGCTGGGGATCGACGCCACCATCCACTCGGTGACCAAATATATCTGCGGCTACTCCGACGTGCTTGCTGGCACGGTGACCGTCGGCGAACGCCACGCCACGACCTTTGCCGATTTCTATAAACTGCTGGAGATCTACACCCCGGCCGAGGAATGCTATCTCGCCCTGCGCGGCCTGCAGTCTCTGGCCACAAGGCTAAGCCAGCACGAACAGTCGGCCCTCAGTCTTGCCAACTGGCTGCAGACCTTGCCGCAGGTGGATACGGTCCTCCATCCGGCCCTGACCAGTCATCCCGAACACCATATCTGGAAGCGGGATTTCCTTGGCGCCTCCGGCCTCTTCGCCTTTACCTTTAAAAAAGACTACAGTGAGGCGGAGCTCGCTGCCTTCATCGACTCGCTGGCTCTGTTCCGTCTTGGCTACAGCTGGGGCGGCTACCAGAGCCTGCTGACCGCCGCCAAAGTCGTGCGCTCTACCCCGTCGAGGTATGCTGGCACAACCATCATCCGCCTCAGTATCGGCCTGGAAGACTGCGACGACCTCCGCGAAGACCTTGCAAAAGGCCTGGCCATGCTTACATAA
- a CDS encoding NAD(P)-binding protein: MTDKNADGLAGVEAATTVAETDVLIIGSGLGGLSSAILLGQMGIKATVIERSPLPGGLLRSYGRQGVDCAVGLHYFGPAGEGELLRQVFDILGVTEKLQLRRLGTGGVLERYIFDDRTFNLPQTLPGLEGELRRLFPAEQEAIDAIVFALRSLSEGLRLDDQGRLQGSLFSFAGANQSVKEFLAAAGCSRELAEILTVHGFWTGLPMDECPVYLLFATLGSLLLSAWELGCTGREMADIFAQRAVEVGAEIILGDPVEEILIADGRACGVRLRSGRSLAGKKILAGIHPKLVLPMLPEDALPAAYRQGLGKLAETESLVCVHLLVDKERHAVPGHNLFRIHQVDEVNIDGTFLQLRESERPGYNLLTIIRGSHYSDWQEWHDTRTGKRGPVYEEAKMRTALSMIEIAGDVLGPLGEYSILDISTPLTMRDWAASPEGSVYGLMRSVKNDLQYAVLTRMPVRSLYLVGQNAIAPGLLGVTLSVLRGVGEVAGRGNFQNFLAARLAEK; this comes from the coding sequence ATGACCGACAAAAATGCCGATGGCTTGGCGGGGGTGGAGGCGGCAACGACCGTGGCCGAAACGGATGTGCTGATCATCGGTTCCGGGCTGGGTGGGCTTAGCAGCGCCATCCTTCTTGGCCAGATGGGAATTAAGGCGACGGTCATCGAACGCAGCCCACTGCCCGGTGGGCTGCTGCGCAGCTATGGTCGGCAGGGTGTCGACTGCGCCGTCGGCCTGCATTATTTCGGCCCGGCCGGCGAGGGTGAGCTTCTTCGCCAGGTCTTTGACATCCTCGGCGTTACCGAAAAACTGCAATTGCGCCGTCTCGGGACGGGTGGTGTGCTTGAGCGCTACATCTTTGACGACCGCACCTTCAATCTTCCCCAGACCTTGCCCGGTCTGGAGGGTGAGCTGCGGAGACTCTTTCCGGCCGAGCAGGAAGCGATAGACGCCATCGTCTTCGCCCTGCGTTCCCTGTCGGAGGGGCTGCGTCTTGATGATCAGGGCCGGCTGCAGGGAAGCCTCTTCTCCTTTGCCGGGGCGAACCAGAGCGTCAAAGAGTTTTTGGCGGCTGCCGGGTGCTCCAGGGAGCTTGCGGAGATTCTCACCGTCCACGGCTTCTGGACCGGCCTGCCCATGGACGAATGTCCGGTGTACCTGCTATTTGCAACGCTCGGCTCCCTGCTCCTTTCGGCCTGGGAGCTTGGCTGCACCGGCAGGGAGATGGCCGATATCTTTGCCCAGCGGGCGGTGGAAGTGGGGGCTGAGATCATCCTTGGCGACCCCGTTGAGGAAATTCTTATTGCTGACGGCCGGGCCTGCGGCGTTCGGCTGCGTTCGGGACGGAGTCTTGCCGGCAAGAAGATTCTTGCCGGAATTCATCCCAAACTGGTCCTGCCGATGCTTCCGGAGGATGCGCTCCCCGCTGCCTATCGTCAGGGCCTTGGCAAACTCGCGGAAACCGAAAGCCTGGTCTGCGTTCATCTGCTGGTCGATAAGGAGCGGCACGCCGTGCCGGGTCACAACCTGTTTCGCATCCATCAGGTCGATGAGGTCAATATCGACGGCACCTTTTTGCAGCTGCGGGAAAGTGAACGGCCGGGCTATAATCTGCTGACCATCATTCGCGGTTCTCACTATAGCGATTGGCAGGAGTGGCATGATACCCGCACCGGCAAACGGGGGCCTGTCTATGAAGAGGCAAAGATGCGCACCGCCCTGTCGATGATCGAAATTGCCGGAGATGTCCTCGGCCCCCTCGGGGAATATTCGATCCTCGATATCTCCACACCGCTGACCATGCGCGACTGGGCGGCGAGCCCGGAGGGGTCGGTATACGGCCTTATGCGCTCGGTGAAAAACGATCTGCAATACGCGGTATTGACCCGGATGCCGGTACGGTCTCTCTATCTCGTCGGCCAGAATGCCATCGCACCGGGGCTTCTCGGGGTGACCCTCAGCGTCCTCCGCGGCGTCGGCGAGGTTGCCGGCCGCGGCAATTTTCAGAACTTTCTTGCCGCAAGGCTTGCGGAAAAGTGA
- a CDS encoding AbrB/MazE/SpoVT family DNA-binding domain-containing protein, translated as MRTSIIRIGNSQGIRIPKAIIEQCHLGTDVELEVEDKKIIICSATHPRQGWGEKFEAMAASGDAKLLDGELVNQSTWDENEWQW; from the coding sequence ATGCGCACAAGTATTATTCGTATCGGGAATTCGCAAGGCATCAGAATACCAAAGGCCATTATCGAGCAATGTCATTTGGGTACAGATGTTGAGCTTGAGGTCGAAGACAAAAAGATCATCATCTGCTCAGCAACACACCCCCGCCAGGGATGGGGCGAGAAGTTTGAAGCGATGGCAGCATCTGGAGACGCAAAACTCCTCGACGGAGAACTCGTAAACCAATCTACATGGGATGAAAACGAATGGCAGTGGTAG